One Euphorbia lathyris chromosome 1, ddEupLath1.1, whole genome shotgun sequence DNA segment encodes these proteins:
- the LOC136223024 gene encoding polyadenylate-binding protein RBP47B' codes for MAAATANPGGYHQPATLEEVRTLWIGDLQYWVDETYLSSCFVHTGEVVSIKIIRNKITGQPEGYGFVEFVSHAAAERILHTYNGTQMPGTEQTFRLNWASFGIGERRADAGPEFSIFVGDLAPDVTDFLLQETFRANYPSVRGAKVVTDPNTGRSKGYGFVKFGDENERNRAMSEMNGVYCSTRPMRISLATPKKTTGYQQPFVAAKAVYPVPAYTTPVQVVPADNDITNTTIFVGNLDPNVTEEELRQTFLQFGEIPYVKIPVGRGCGFVQFATRVSAEEAIQRMQGHVIGQHPVRISWGRKQDATAGWGQQVDQWSAYYGYGQGYDAYAYGATQDPSLYAYGAYAGYPQYPQQVDGAQDMTGIVPVAEQREELYDPLAAPDVDKLNAAYISIHGNAILGRPLWMKSLPVSQQT; via the exons ATGGCAGCGGCAACAGCAAACCCAGGAGGGTATCATCAACCGGCTACTCTAGAAGAAGTCAGAACCCTTTGGATTGGGGATTTACAGTATTGGGTCGATGAAACCTACCTAAGTTCTTGCTTCGTTCACACTGGCGAG GTAGTTTCAATTAAAATAATACGAAACAAGATCACTGGCCAACCAGAAGGTTATGGGTTTGTGGAGTTTGTTTCTCATGCAGCTGCTGAAAGGATTCTACACACATACAATGGGACACAAATGCCAGGGACTGAACAAACTTTTAGGCTAAACTGGGCTTCATTCGGTATCGGTGAAAGGCGAGCTGATGCTGGTCCTGAGTTTTCCATTTTTGTGGGAGATTTAGCACCTGATGTTACAGATTTTCTCTTACAAGAAACATTCAGAGCTAATTATCCATCCGTAAGAGGTGCCAAGGTTGTAACTGATCCTAATACTGGGCGTTCTAAGGGATATGGGTTTGTTAAGTTTGGTGATGAGAATGAAAGGAATCGTGCCATGTCTGAAATGAATGGTGTTTATTGCTCCACTAGGCCAATGCGTATCAGTTTAGCAACACCAAAGAAGACCACTGGCTATCAACAGCCATTCGTTGCAGCAAAAG CCGTGTATCCAGTTCCAGCTTATACTACACCAGTCCAAGTGGTTCCAGCGGATAATGACATCACTAATACCACC ATCTTTGTTGGTAACTTGGACCCCAATGTCACAGAAGAGGAACTGAGGCAAACCTTTTTGCAGTTTGGGGAAATTCCCTATGTCAAGATTCCTGTGGGCAGAGGATGTGGTTTTGTACAATTTGCAACTAG GGTATCTGCTGAAGAAGCCATTCAAAGGATGCAAGGTCACGTAATTGGTCAACACCCGGTTCGGATTTCTTGGGGCAGGAAACAG GATGCAACTGCTGGTTGGGGTCAGCAAGTAGATCAATGGAGTGCCTACTATGGTTATGGACAAGGGTATGATGCCTATGCTTATGGAGCAACACAAGATCCATCATTATATGCCTATGGTGCATATGCTGGCTATCCACAGTATCCTCAACAG GTCGACGGTGCTCAAGACATGACGGGTATAGTTCCAGTTGCAGAACAAAGGGAGGAACTTTATGATCCCTTAGCTGCTCCTGATGTTGACAA GTTGAATGCTGCTTACATTTCAATCCATGGAAATGCCATTTTAGGCCGGCCCTTATGGATGAAATCTTTGCCAGTTTCCCAGCAAACATAG
- the LOC136211143 gene encoding calcineurin B-like protein 4, which produces MNAKFSSCFNSDPVIFDLFDVKRNGHIDFGEFILSLSVFHPKTPDAVKIKYAFKLYDLRRTGYIEHEELKEMVLALLEESDLHISDDVIETIVDKTFNEVDTKGDGRIDQEEWEEYAARNPSLLKNMKLPYLMDVTGVFPSFVLNTKAQESQL; this is translated from the exons ATGAATGCAAAGTTTAGTAGTTGTTTCAATTCAGATCCTGTG ATATTTGATCTTTTTGATGTCAAACGCAATGGGCATATTGACTTTGGAGAATTCATCCTTTCTTTGAGTGTCTTTCACCCAAAAACTCCTGATGCAGTCAAAATTAAAT ATGCGTTCAAACTGTATGATCTGAGGCGTACTGGTTACATTGAGCATGAGGAG TTGAAGGAGATGGTATTGGCTCTATTGGAAGAATCTGATTTGCATATATCTGATGATGTTATTGAAACAATTGTAGACAAG ACATTCAATGAGGTCGATACAAAAGGCGATGGACGGATTGatcaagaagagtgggaagaataTGCGGCGAGGAATCCATCGCTCCTAAAGAACATGAAACTACCTTATTTAAT GGATGTAACAGGAGTATTTCCCAGCTTTGTGCTAAACACTAAAGCACAAGAATCGCAATTGTAG